The Gossypium hirsutum isolate 1008001.06 chromosome A03, Gossypium_hirsutum_v2.1, whole genome shotgun sequence genome contains the following window.
GTTACCACCAGTTTCGACAAGGGAGCTTGTTGGGTCTAGATTGGATGTTAAGTACGAGGAAGTGAAAGCTGAATCAGAAGCAAGGATTAGAGATGCCATGTTCTTTCAAATTGCAGCTGATGGATGGAAAGTTAAGAACTTTTCTAGTGGAGAAGAAAGCTTGGTGAATTTGACTGTGAATTTGCCTAATGGGACTAGTTTGTATAGAAAAGCAATTTTCTTTACTGGTTCAGTCCCTTCTAAATATGCAGAAGAGGTCTTGTTGGAGACATTAACAGGTATTTGTGGGAATGCTGTTCAACAATGTGCAGGGATTGTTGCTGATAAATTCAAGACTAAAGCTTTAAGGAATTTAGAGAGTCAGCATCATTGGATGGTTAACCTTTCTTGTCAATTTCAAGGTTTCAACAGTTTAATAAAGGACTTCACCAAGGAACTTCCTTTGTTCAAGACAGTGACAGAGAATGCCTTGAAGGTTGCAAATTTCATAAACAACACCAGTCAAATCCAAAGTAGTTTTCAAAAGTATCAGTTGCAGGAGTGTGGGATTGCTAGGTTACTGAGAGTGCCTTTGCGTGATCACGAATTCGGACCGGTGTACACAATGGTTGAAGATATACTGAACTCTTCTCCAGCACTTCAGTTGGTTCTACTCGACGAAACGTTTAAGTTGGTATCCATGGAAGATCCGGTTGCTAGGGAAGTTGCGGAGATGATTCGAGATATGGGGTTTTGGAACGATTTAGAAGCGGTGCATTCGCTGGTTAAATTGATCAAAGAAATGGCTCATGAGATCGAGACCGAAAGACCACTTGTTGGACAATGTTTACCACTTTGGGATGAACTTAGAACCAAAGTGAAGGAATGGTGTTCAAAGTTTCAAATTCCAGAAGGTCCAGTAGAGAAAGTGATCGAAAGACGGTTCAAGAAGAACTACCACCCAGCTTGGTCCGCCGCGTACATTCTCGATCCTCTTTATTTGATTAAAGACATGAGTGGAAAGTACCTTCCTCCATTCAAATGCTTGACACCAGagcaagaaaaagatgttgacaaGCTCATAACCAGGCTTGTATCAAGGGAAGAAGCTCATATTGCACTTATGGAACTTATGAAATGGAGAACCGAAGGGCTTGATCCGGTATATGCACGAGCAGTACAAATGAAGGAGCGGGATCCCATCACTGGGAAAATGAAAATTGTTAACCCTCAAAGCAGTAGGCTCGTATGGGAAACGTATCTAACCGAGTTCAAGTTCCTCGGAAAAGTTGCAGCTAGGCTTATATTCCTACACGCAACTTCATGTGGATTCAAATGCAACTGGTCCATGTTAAGATGGATAGCAGCTCATGGACATTCAAGGGTAAGCATTGAAAAAGCTCAAAAGTTGATATTTATCGCAGCACATAACAAGCTCGAGCGGCGCGATTTTTCCAGCAACGAAGAGAAGGATGCACAGCTTTTCGCATTAGCAAACAATGAGGATGATGTGCTAAATGAGGTTCTTGTTGAAACATCCTCAGTGTGACCTTTTTTTTCACCATtttagaaatttgaaaaaaaaaattaggattttttgaaattctttttaCTAGTTTTACTTATTTTAGAAGATTTTAAGAGAGTCAAGTGGGAAGGAAAAAAGGGACTGATTGTGAACTAAACATTGTATATTTCCCACCACTGTTGAGCTTGATTTTGGGGCTTTTGGATTTGCAAAAAAAAAGTCTTCTTGTTTATTAAGAAACACAAATGCTGCTTGAATATACAAGTTCAAGAACAGGAAGAACATTTGTAAATTCTTTTCCTCTTAGCATTTTTGATTAAACAAAATAATATCTATAAAGGGGAAAGATTTATTTTGGTATGAACACGAAAAAGTGGTTCCTTGTCTAGGCGGATTCGCCATTTTAGTGTGTTCTTTGATGTAGTAATCAATCTTTTGAAGACAAATTACCTTTCTGTCTGAAAAAGGTTTTTCTTTATTTAGATGAACTGAAACTTTTTATAATTGATATAATGGAAACATAACTGGTCCCTTGttctttcttttaaatatttatttgaaatttgtgggTGCTTTGTATGATTGATCATCTCATTTCCTTTAGCTTGATCCACACTCTTTGTTTATACAAATTTCACACATGTCCGATTTCGTTATCATTTGCCCTTTTGAGTGTATGGTAAAATGATTGGGAGGAAGACTAATTCTGGTCTTTGGTACTAGAAATTTTGCTGCTTAATGGTCCATTATATGTGATATTTAGACAGGTTCCAAGCTTAGGTTCGTTCTTGCACCCAAGACAGGTCATTTGCCTGGACCATGCTCGTATCAGTCCAACAGATACCCGAATTCCATAAGGTTTCTGCCTTTTGTATGTCAAAATGTGTTTAGTTTCTATGACTTGTGATGCAAGGAAGCATTTTTTGGTAGGTTTTCATTTCTTCTTTGAACACACTTAGTATAAGGGTTTCTATGATATTTTTACTGCTGAATGTCTCTTTTGGTTTGGCAGAAGCATGTGACTTGAGATTTTGTCAGGCCGGAGAGACCAATGTGAAAGACGGTTGCTTTTGGGCAGAAAGAAGTATATGTTTGCCCACGAACCGGTTGGGTGGACACTGCAAAGGCGATGTGGGACAGGCAACCTCAGAAGGACACCGAAGACCAGACCATTCTAGCTGGAGAACCACTTCTAACTGTTTCCATCTTATCTTACAAATCTCCTGTTTTTTTGTCTTTGGGGGAGATTAGATTGTCCCACCATGAAAGAAGTGGAAGCCTTTTTCTAAGCTTTGGTTTGTTCCCCCCCCCCCCTTCCCCTTTTTTTTACACATCAAATCATCTTTGAGGGGTAACTTGTCTTTTAAACATTCCAAACCTCATAATGGACATGCAATGTTATTGGTTAATGCCATCCCCCCATGATTGCAAGAAAGGTCTTAAAAGAGGACCCTCCTAAACACCACCATGGAGAAGAGATCCTACATTGGTTCCTCCATTACTTAAGCCATTTTTAACATATCTTCACTGTAAAAAAGTTGGGTCAGTGAGAAAGCTGTGGAAGAGATTACAACAGGTAGTTTTTGtgtcaaaaaaaaggaaaaagaaaagcaagCTCAAAAGAGTAAAGGGCATTGAGTTGCAgagcagatatatatatatattgtagatATTAAAGGAGGCAGATAAGGAGTGAATTGAAAATGGCAGGTTATCAACCAAATTGCACTTTCTTCTAATTATAGTAAGCTAACACTGTTCAATGTTGGAACCCTTCATGGAAACAAAATATGTATTGTTCAAGAAACTATCcggcttttttttttaatataaaatttagcatttaatatatttatatattatcaatttagtctttatttttaaagctaaattttcttctttttttttataaaagagttAACCTCACtactaacattttaaatatatttttaacgaaaatattgattaacacgttaaattttaaaacttaataaGTTTGTATGACAATTTGTGTACTTcatactattttttataatttttattttttaaatatttgttgatttaatataaaagataaataGTGACATGCCAGGCTAAttactaaatttaactaaaaactaaagattaaattaacagaaattttttgaaaactcTCCCTTTTGGTGCATAATGCTTCCATAGAATTGGATTCACCCCCCACCCATCCACAGTTAAAAAAGCAAagatggtaaaaaaaaaaagtgaagtaaatttatgttaattaatgttctattttaccataaaatataTACAGATATTGTTGTCGGCAAGAATTGTTTAATGCTGACTGCTCACCAAACTCATCTactaatcttttctttttctcatcgTATGGTATGCTTTACTCCActcgttttttttttctttctgtttggttaaaaagaaaagaaaagaaaatataatgaTTAGTATAGGACGACAGACACTTTTCTTTATACACAGAATCTTTGCATCTACCAATGCTTAATAATCATCATACAACACcctctctttatatatatatatttgcactttATTCTTGGTTTTACTCATTGAAgtgctcattattttcttttgaaattttctcAGCTGCCCATTAGCTACCTCCATTAAAATTGTCTCAGCTTGGTCAGTTTTTTGTCTGCTGCATCTTCTTTTATTTTGGTGCTCTAATATAAATCGGTTGGATTAAATTTTAAGTGAAGTCAAATCGAATATTTAAGTAGAGAAtcttttcaatttgtttttctATCGTAAACTCAAATTTAAGATTATGTTTAAATGATATTAAGTTCTTTATCACTCGACTTAACAAATGTTTAAGATACTAAAATAAATCCTAAACAATAAACTTTAAACCTTAATTCTTGAACCCTACACATAAAATACATTATCATGTTCAAGGGTATCcaaataaaccctaaaccttaaactctatGCATAAAAAGATATTACTTTTACTATAcaaattcaagatcatgtatacGGGACATCCAAATAAATCCTAAA
Protein-coding sequences here:
- the LOC107963662 gene encoding uncharacterized protein; protein product: MAATTNTTTTPPDSVSADELAAKAVHKRYEGLVMVRTKAIKGKGAWYWAHLEPMLVHNTDTGLPKAVKLRCSLCNAVFSASNPSRTASEHLKRGTCPNFNSLAKPISSVSPSPTAMTTATATQSNRKRSSSSVTVTATGGVLVASGSGSVSGSGCSYQATPLAIVDPSRFCGELAYSPSPGAVVTASGGTGNLLPQQQHLVLSGGREDLGALAMLEDRVKKLKSPKASPGPTLSKSQIECAVGFLADWMYECCGSVSFSSLEHPKFRAFLNQVGLPPVSTRELVGSRLDVKYEEVKAESEARIRDAMFFQIAADGWKVKNFSSGEESLVNLTVNLPNGTSLYRKAIFFTGSVPSKYAEEVLLETLTGICGNAVQQCAGIVADKFKTKALRNLESQHHWMVNLSCQFQGFNSLIKDFTKELPLFKTVTENALKVANFINNTSQIQSSFQKYQLQECGIARLLRVPLRDHEFGPVYTMVEDILNSSPALQLVLLDETFKLVSMEDPVAREVAEMIRDMGFWNDLEAVHSLVKLIKEMAHEIETERPLVGQCLPLWDELRTKVKEWCSKFQIPEGPVEKVIERRFKKNYHPAWSAAYILDPLYLIKDMSGKYLPPFKCLTPEQEKDVDKLITRLVSREEAHIALMELMKWRTEGLDPVYARAVQMKERDPITGKMKIVNPQSSRLVWETYLTEFKFLGKVAARLIFLHATSCGFKCNWSMLRWIAAHGHSRVSIEKAQKLIFIAAHNKLERRDFSSNEEKDAQLFALANNEDDVLNEVLVETSSV